In a genomic window of Corynebacterium coyleae:
- a CDS encoding cold-shock protein, which produces MATGTVKWFNAEKGFGFIAPDDGSADVFVHYSEIQGSGFRTLEENQQVEFEVGEGAKGPQAQQVRAL; this is translated from the coding sequence ATGGCAACCGGAACTGTTAAATGGTTCAACGCCGAAAAGGGCTTCGGCTTCATCGCACCCGACGACGGCTCCGCCGACGTCTTTGTCCACTACTCCGAAATTCAGGGTTCCGGCTTCCGCACCCTCGAAGAAAACCAGCAGGTCGAGTTTGAGGTCGGCGAAGGCGCCAAGGGCCCGCAGGCCCAGCAGGTTCGCGCCCTCTAA
- a CDS encoding DedA family protein, producing the protein MVDSLIEFLHTLMGLPIFYPLVVLLIVSDALAPVVPSETVLNLAGAFSASRGVPNVWGVIIAAIIGAIIGDNICFALGAKLIHRVDRLDPDSKAGQAITWVRANMNRGAGAMIIVARFLPWARWVATIVLGSVRYNWFKFFFFDTIGVILWACLSVGMGYLGGTLLQQYPLLGMVLGVVLGSLVGFVIQKLQNQIFERSDVRRGISAV; encoded by the coding sequence GTGGTCGATTCACTCATTGAGTTTTTGCATACGTTGATGGGGTTGCCGATCTTTTACCCACTCGTCGTGTTGCTGATCGTTTCGGATGCGTTGGCGCCGGTGGTGCCGTCTGAAACCGTGTTGAATCTGGCTGGTGCGTTTTCCGCGTCGCGTGGTGTGCCGAACGTGTGGGGTGTGATCATCGCGGCGATTATCGGTGCGATTATCGGCGACAATATTTGTTTCGCCCTAGGCGCGAAGTTGATTCACCGGGTGGATAGGTTGGATCCGGATTCGAAGGCTGGCCAGGCGATTACGTGGGTGCGGGCCAACATGAACCGGGGTGCGGGCGCGATGATTATTGTTGCGCGTTTCCTCCCGTGGGCGCGTTGGGTGGCCACGATTGTGCTGGGGTCGGTGCGTTACAACTGGTTTAAGTTCTTCTTTTTCGACACCATCGGCGTGATCCTGTGGGCCTGCCTGAGTGTCGGCATGGGCTATTTGGGTGGCACGCTCCTGCAGCAGTATCCGCTTCTGGGCATGGTGCTGGGTGTAGTGCTGGGTTCGCTTGTGGGGTTTGTGATTCAGAAGCTGCAGAACCAGATCTTCGAGCGTTCAGACGTGCGCCGCGGCATTAGCGCGGTGTAG
- a CDS encoding phage holin family protein — MSNEGLYTSGSSAVTAKVDSIPLRDTDVTVPGQQSIGTLISNASEQVSTLVRGEIELAKAEVMGEVKKGAIGGGLFGVAGVIALYSSFFLFFAFAEMLASWMHRGWAFLIVFLIMIALAGLLALVGLKKVKKIKAPERTKNSVNELKNLKPGEAQKNLTKNEAGLYTGR, encoded by the coding sequence GTGAGCAACGAAGGTCTGTACACCAGCGGCTCGAGCGCCGTAACCGCCAAGGTGGATTCGATTCCGCTGCGCGATACCGATGTGACGGTGCCGGGCCAGCAGTCCATCGGCACCTTGATCTCTAACGCGTCGGAGCAGGTGTCCACCCTGGTCCGCGGCGAGATCGAGCTGGCCAAGGCTGAGGTCATGGGCGAGGTGAAGAAGGGCGCCATCGGCGGCGGCCTGTTCGGCGTCGCCGGCGTGATTGCGCTGTACTCCTCGTTCTTCCTCTTCTTCGCGTTTGCGGAGATGCTCGCATCCTGGATGCACCGTGGCTGGGCATTCCTGATCGTCTTCCTCATCATGATCGCCCTGGCTGGTCTGCTCGCGCTGGTTGGCCTGAAGAAGGTCAAGAAGATCAAGGCTCCGGAGCGCACCAAGAACTCAGTCAACGAGTTGAAGAACCTGAAGCCGGGCGAGGCTCAGAAGAACCTGACCAAGAACGAGGCTGGCCTGTACACGGGCCGCTAA
- a CDS encoding type II secretion system F family protein, producing the protein MTTLLLLAGAAACPPPAPSARIAPRSLAVPPRIAIPLVVGAVVLAALAFDRASLVIALAMGAATVVWVADTQRRARAASKRTEAVATFLGHLGTNVEAGAPLHAALERAAEHAPREIARDVAHLIHHVTTGAPLAAETDEFARIAPLFALSTSRGVPLSRLVAAARDDIDHARRHRATTNAALAGPKTTAVVLALLPFAGLLMGAAMGANPLALLTGGGLGGVLLTVGTALVCAGVIVSQLIIQGATT; encoded by the coding sequence ATGACCACGCTGTTGCTTCTCGCCGGCGCCGCTGCCTGCCCGCCGCCTGCCCCGAGTGCTCGCATCGCGCCGCGCTCGTTGGCTGTTCCTCCCCGCATTGCCATCCCGCTGGTTGTCGGCGCCGTGGTGCTCGCCGCCCTGGCGTTCGACCGGGCCAGCCTGGTCATCGCGCTAGCGATGGGTGCGGCGACGGTGGTGTGGGTCGCAGATACCCAACGGCGCGCCCGGGCCGCCTCCAAGCGCACGGAAGCGGTCGCCACCTTCCTCGGTCACCTTGGCACCAACGTCGAAGCCGGCGCGCCACTGCACGCCGCGTTAGAGCGCGCCGCCGAACACGCACCGCGCGAGATCGCCCGCGACGTCGCGCACCTCATCCACCACGTCACCACCGGCGCACCACTTGCGGCCGAGACGGACGAGTTCGCCCGCATCGCCCCGCTGTTCGCACTGTCGACCAGTAGAGGAGTACCGCTGTCGCGCCTGGTTGCCGCCGCACGCGACGACATCGACCACGCCCGACGCCACCGCGCCACCACCAACGCCGCGCTCGCCGGCCCGAAAACCACCGCGGTTGTGCTCGCACTGCTGCCGTTCGCCGGCCTGCTCATGGGCGCGGCGATGGGCGCGAACCCGCTCGCGCTGCTCACCGGGGGAGGCCTCGGCGGAGTACTGCTCACCGTCGGCACCGCGCTGGTGTGCGCCGGTGTGATCGTTTCCCAACTCATCATCCAAGGAGCCACCACATGA
- a CDS encoding DEAD/DEAH box helicase encodes MVSGFGDELVSVLAQRFPAATVTHVEHEPARLAVFGQWPEWVEPGLKQMLIDDTVTLPYAHQTQCAELAWAGRDVVVATGTSSGKSLGYQLPVLSALAADEKACAMYLTPTKALGSDQLQATLAMTRGNAALASVHPAPYDGDTPQESRAGIREHTRYVFTNPDMLHAGLLGAHERWARLLRHLKFVVVDECHTYRGVFGANVSLVLRRLLRIAKAYGSEPTLIFASATAADPAGQASRLCGREVVAVTEDAAPTGERTIALWEPGFIEGAEGENGAPVRYPATTEAASIMSTLLLQGARTLTFVRSRRAAETVAMRAQEDLVVAGRADFAERVASYRAGYLAEDRRALEQRLDNGDLLGVATTNALELGIDVGGLDAVVMAGFPGTVASFRQQAGRAGRRGQGSVVVMVARDEPMDTYLVHHPEALLGRPVENSVFNPANPYILRGHMYCAAVERPLSDDDVAAFNATDVVNDLTAEGLLRRRPQGWFAVPQLEGEVTPETAHSSVSIRGGVGEEVMIVDVTDGRLLGTVDAGRAMSQVHDGAVYIHQGEYFVVQSLDLDDYVALVAPERPDYSTQARSTTDITILGEPTDLENPSPGLWVASVDVEVIDRVTGYVVRLADGTVSEHIPLDLPEQRLVTRAVAYTIDPMVLDKLGITAGEIPGALHAAEHAAIGLLPLLATCDRWDIGGVSTALHQDTMLPTVFVYDGHPGGAGFADEGFARFHEWIAATYETVRSCGCKDGCPSCVQSPKCGNGNQPLDKHAALKLLGALVTMTG; translated from the coding sequence ATGGTTTCTGGTTTTGGCGATGAGCTCGTTTCGGTGCTTGCGCAGCGTTTCCCTGCTGCGACGGTGACGCATGTGGAGCATGAGCCGGCTCGTCTCGCGGTGTTTGGACAGTGGCCCGAGTGGGTGGAGCCGGGGTTGAAGCAGATGCTTATCGACGACACCGTCACCCTCCCCTACGCCCACCAAACCCAGTGCGCGGAGTTGGCGTGGGCGGGCCGGGATGTGGTGGTGGCGACGGGGACGTCGTCGGGAAAGTCGTTGGGCTATCAGTTGCCGGTGCTTTCCGCGTTGGCGGCGGATGAGAAGGCGTGCGCGATGTATCTGACGCCGACGAAGGCGTTGGGTTCGGACCAGTTGCAGGCAACGCTTGCCATGACGCGGGGTAATGCGGCGCTTGCGTCGGTACATCCGGCGCCGTATGACGGGGATACGCCGCAGGAGTCGCGGGCGGGTATCCGGGAGCACACGCGCTATGTGTTTACGAATCCGGACATGCTGCACGCAGGGCTTTTGGGCGCGCACGAGCGTTGGGCACGGCTGCTGCGCCATTTGAAGTTTGTGGTGGTGGACGAGTGCCACACCTACCGGGGTGTGTTCGGGGCGAACGTGTCGTTGGTGTTGCGCAGGTTGCTGCGTATTGCGAAGGCGTACGGGTCTGAGCCGACGCTGATTTTCGCCTCGGCGACCGCGGCGGATCCTGCGGGCCAGGCGTCGCGGCTGTGCGGGCGCGAGGTTGTTGCGGTGACGGAAGATGCGGCGCCCACCGGCGAGCGCACCATCGCGTTGTGGGAGCCGGGGTTCATCGAGGGCGCCGAGGGCGAAAACGGCGCGCCGGTGCGGTACCCGGCGACGACGGAGGCGGCGTCGATCATGTCGACGTTGCTGTTGCAGGGTGCGCGCACGTTGACGTTTGTGCGCTCGCGCCGCGCCGCGGAGACGGTGGCCATGCGCGCGCAGGAGGACCTGGTGGTGGCGGGCCGGGCGGATTTCGCCGAGCGTGTCGCCTCCTACCGCGCCGGCTACCTCGCGGAGGATCGCCGCGCCCTCGAGCAGCGTCTGGATAACGGCGATCTGCTTGGCGTGGCCACGACGAACGCGCTTGAGCTTGGCATCGACGTCGGGGGCTTGGACGCGGTGGTCATGGCGGGGTTTCCGGGCACGGTGGCATCCTTTCGCCAGCAGGCCGGGCGCGCGGGCCGGCGTGGCCAGGGCTCCGTGGTGGTGATGGTGGCGCGCGACGAGCCGATGGATACGTACCTGGTTCACCACCCCGAAGCACTGTTGGGCCGGCCGGTGGAAAACAGCGTGTTCAACCCGGCCAACCCCTACATCCTGCGCGGGCACATGTACTGCGCGGCGGTGGAGCGTCCGCTTAGCGACGACGACGTCGCCGCCTTCAACGCCACCGACGTGGTCAACGACCTGACCGCCGAGGGGTTGCTACGCCGCCGGCCGCAGGGGTGGTTTGCGGTGCCCCAGTTGGAGGGGGAGGTCACTCCGGAGACGGCGCATTCGTCGGTAAGCATTCGCGGAGGCGTGGGTGAGGAAGTCATGATCGTCGACGTGACCGACGGGCGGCTGTTGGGCACCGTGGACGCGGGGCGTGCGATGAGCCAGGTGCACGACGGCGCGGTGTACATCCACCAGGGCGAATACTTTGTGGTGCAGTCGCTAGACCTGGACGATTACGTGGCGCTGGTCGCGCCGGAGCGGCCGGATTACTCCACGCAGGCGCGCTCCACGACCGACATCACGATCCTTGGCGAGCCGACAGATCTGGAAAACCCGTCGCCGGGACTGTGGGTGGCCAGTGTGGACGTGGAGGTCATCGACCGTGTCACCGGCTATGTCGTCCGGCTTGCCGACGGCACCGTCTCCGAACACATCCCCCTCGACCTGCCCGAGCAACGCCTAGTCACCCGCGCGGTGGCGTACACGATCGACCCGATGGTGCTGGACAAACTGGGTATTACGGCTGGCGAGATCCCCGGCGCGCTGCACGCCGCGGAGCATGCCGCGATCGGCCTGCTGCCCCTTTTGGCCACGTGCGATCGGTGGGACATCGGCGGCGTGTCCACCGCGTTGCACCAGGACACGATGCTGCCCACGGTGTTTGTCTACGACGGCCACCCCGGCGGCGCGGGCTTTGCCGACGAGGGCTTCGCCCGCTTCCACGAGTGGATCGCCGCGACCTACGAAACGGTGCGGTCCTGCGGCTGCAAAGACGGCTGTCCGTCGTGTGTGCAATCGCCGAAGTGCGGCAACGGCAACCAGCCGCTGGACAAGCACGCCGCGCTGAAGCTGCTCGGCGCGTTGGTCACCATGACTGGCTGA
- a CDS encoding type II secretion system F family protein has product MIAAALLIATALAVSPTQPARRVTRQVPPTPKTPRDGPDYALPDRCAADITLFAACFEAGLPVSAAAAAVAETHDGDRSPWHTVAALLALGVEPERAWSELHTIPGGEDLASLVAMTHASGAALAQGCERIASNLRADAADHAKAKAERAGVLIAIPLTAFFLPAFFVLGLAPVVISLGSNLINF; this is encoded by the coding sequence ATGATCGCCGCAGCCCTGCTCATCGCCACCGCGCTCGCCGTCAGCCCCACGCAGCCCGCCCGGCGCGTCACCCGCCAGGTGCCGCCCACGCCGAAGACCCCGCGCGACGGACCCGACTACGCGCTGCCGGACCGCTGTGCCGCCGACATCACCCTGTTCGCCGCCTGCTTCGAGGCCGGCCTGCCGGTCAGTGCCGCAGCCGCCGCGGTTGCCGAAACTCACGACGGCGACCGCAGCCCGTGGCACACCGTCGCAGCGCTGCTCGCGCTCGGGGTCGAACCTGAGCGTGCTTGGTCGGAACTCCACACCATTCCCGGCGGGGAGGACTTGGCCAGTCTCGTCGCTATGACGCACGCGTCCGGCGCGGCGCTGGCACAAGGGTGCGAACGTATCGCTTCAAACCTGCGTGCCGACGCCGCCGACCACGCCAAAGCCAAAGCGGAACGCGCCGGCGTACTCATCGCCATCCCGCTGACCGCATTTTTCCTCCCGGCGTTTTTCGTTCTCGGGCTCGCGCCTGTGGTGATCAGCCTCGGGAGCAACCTCATCAACTTCTGA
- a CDS encoding TadA family conjugal transfer-associated ATPase, whose product MIDRDLIARVKRRLADEPTTPEPARIAALIREEAVVISDIGVLDVMRTLRDDTTGTGPLEALLADDTVTDICVNGPNCVYVDSGAGLERSAVRFESEAAVRRLASRLAASCGRRLDDAQPFCDGHITRDDGTLLRFHAVLAPTAQAGTCISLRVLHTASATLDDLVARGALGGEVAEVLRGVVAKRKAFVVVGGTGSGKTTLLSALLAEVDPAERIVAIEDTLELTPDHPHVVNLTTRGANSEGAGEITIADLVRQSLRMRPDRVVVGEIRGAEVVDLLAALNTGHDGGAGTLHANSIAEVPARFEALAALGGLDRAGLHAQLAAAIDVVIVVKRHPDGTRRLHQIGVLEGQPVRAKVVWDADAGRADGYEELLS is encoded by the coding sequence ATGATCGACCGCGACCTCATCGCCCGCGTCAAGCGCCGCCTCGCCGACGAACCCACCACTCCGGAGCCTGCCCGCATCGCAGCCCTCATCCGCGAAGAGGCCGTGGTGATCAGCGACATCGGCGTGCTGGATGTGATGCGCACACTTCGCGACGACACCACCGGCACCGGCCCCCTTGAAGCACTGCTTGCCGACGACACCGTGACCGACATCTGCGTCAACGGCCCCAACTGCGTTTACGTCGACTCGGGCGCGGGCCTGGAACGCTCCGCGGTGCGCTTCGAATCCGAAGCCGCCGTGCGCCGGCTGGCCTCCCGCCTGGCCGCCAGTTGCGGGCGCCGCCTCGACGACGCGCAACCGTTTTGCGACGGCCACATCACCCGCGACGACGGCACCCTCCTACGCTTCCACGCCGTGCTCGCCCCGACCGCACAGGCGGGCACCTGCATCTCCCTGCGTGTGCTGCACACCGCCTCGGCCACCCTCGATGACCTGGTAGCGCGAGGCGCACTGGGTGGGGAGGTAGCGGAGGTGCTGCGTGGGGTCGTCGCAAAGCGAAAAGCGTTTGTGGTTGTCGGCGGCACCGGCTCCGGCAAGACCACGCTGCTGTCCGCCCTGCTCGCGGAGGTCGACCCGGCCGAGCGCATCGTCGCCATCGAAGACACCCTGGAACTCACCCCCGACCACCCGCACGTGGTCAACCTGACCACGCGTGGGGCGAACTCCGAGGGTGCCGGTGAGATCACCATCGCGGACCTGGTACGCCAGTCGCTGCGCATGCGGCCCGACCGCGTCGTGGTCGGCGAGATCCGCGGCGCCGAAGTCGTCGACCTGCTCGCCGCACTCAACACTGGCCACGACGGTGGCGCCGGCACCCTGCACGCCAACTCGATCGCCGAGGTCCCCGCCCGCTTCGAAGCGCTCGCCGCGCTGGGCGGGCTGGATCGCGCCGGGCTGCACGCCCAACTCGCCGCAGCTATCGACGTGGTCATCGTGGTCAAACGCCACCCGGACGGCACACGCCGCCTCCACCAGATCGGCGTGCTCGAAGGCCAACCCGTGCGCGCCAAGGTGGTGTGGGACGCCGACGCCGGCCGCGCCGACGGTTACGAGGAGCTCCTGTCATGA
- a CDS encoding DUF4244 domain-containing protein, translating to MTRISTFFIQRLRNDDGMSTIEYAFGSLAAAALAGVLYLVVNGDGVVSAIENVITNALTNTPG from the coding sequence ATGACCCGCATTTCCACCTTCTTCATCCAGCGTTTGCGTAACGACGACGGCATGTCCACCATCGAATACGCCTTCGGTTCACTCGCGGCAGCTGCCCTTGCCGGGGTGCTGTATCTCGTGGTCAACGGCGACGGGGTCGTTTCCGCGATTGAGAACGTGATCACCAACGCCCTGACCAACACCCCGGGCTAA
- a CDS encoding HAD family hydrolase: MSPTRPVAAFFDLDKTIIATSSAFAFGKEFRNNGMITRQEAWDLYLTKAQYMLVGQSSEKMDATRDSLAHLIEGWSIEDVQRITQETMRTVVTPAIYAEARELIDEHRAQGHDVIIISASASILVEPIARELGVDTVVATELAEKDGKLTGEITRYLKGGAKAEAVRQFVADHDYDLERSYAYSDSATDIPMLELVGNPVAVNPDRALRKHALSHDWQVRTFKDPEPLIQMPNAREVGIGASVIAGVTALAVAGVLIARAVSGKSGDKRHSA; the protein is encoded by the coding sequence ATGTCTCCCACACGGCCGGTGGCGGCGTTTTTCGACCTCGACAAGACGATCATTGCGACGTCTTCCGCCTTCGCCTTCGGCAAAGAATTCCGCAACAACGGAATGATCACGCGACAAGAGGCGTGGGACCTCTACCTGACCAAAGCCCAGTACATGCTGGTCGGCCAATCCAGCGAAAAAATGGACGCCACGCGCGACTCGCTCGCCCACCTCATCGAAGGCTGGTCGATCGAGGACGTCCAGCGCATCACCCAAGAAACGATGCGCACCGTGGTCACGCCCGCGATTTACGCCGAAGCGCGCGAACTTATCGACGAGCACCGCGCCCAAGGCCACGACGTCATCATCATCTCCGCCTCTGCATCAATTCTGGTTGAGCCGATCGCGCGCGAACTCGGCGTAGACACGGTCGTGGCCACCGAACTCGCGGAGAAGGACGGCAAGCTCACCGGCGAGATCACCCGTTACCTCAAGGGCGGGGCGAAGGCGGAGGCTGTGCGCCAGTTTGTCGCCGACCACGACTACGACCTGGAGCGCAGCTACGCCTACTCCGATTCCGCCACGGACATTCCAATGCTGGAACTGGTGGGCAACCCGGTGGCGGTGAACCCGGACCGGGCGCTTCGCAAGCACGCACTGTCACACGATTGGCAGGTGCGGACCTTTAAAGACCCGGAGCCGCTGATCCAGATGCCGAACGCCCGCGAGGTCGGCATCGGCGCGAGCGTGATCGCCGGCGTGACGGCGTTGGCGGTGGCTGGGGTGCTCATCGCGCGTGCGGTCTCCGGCAAGTCCGGCGACAAGCGTCACAGCGCGTGA
- the ssd gene encoding septum site-determining protein Ssd, whose amino-acid sequence MTRTHPHTGPIVVAVADPATHSEAVHLAAATGRQVIDTADAAELARHAPKAFAVLIDDTRAPDLSPPHGANVFRVGGELVDSAERVFVLPAEAADLLRAIGALAVQPTAVAARGKVITVVGASGGSGASTLAAALCRVAARGDSATLLDGHWLSGGLDLLLGIEHVPGARWGEIDFGEGTVARTDVRRALPATADDIAVLTFPRQRVADPFRLEAAALEHVAGAVGGAGLTVVDAPAALIPGRSDLVVVVVVPEVRSVAAATRIVAECAAAGLPCVVVVRDSAWAALTDEEIAHTTGATVLTHLPHVRGLTRAVEKSGLPARVPRSLAACANAVLEEVA is encoded by the coding sequence ATGACACGCACACACCCACACACCGGCCCGATCGTGGTCGCGGTCGCCGACCCCGCCACCCACTCCGAGGCCGTTCACCTCGCCGCCGCGACCGGCCGCCAGGTCATCGACACCGCCGATGCCGCCGAGCTCGCCCGCCACGCGCCCAAAGCATTCGCCGTGCTTATCGACGACACCCGCGCCCCCGACCTTTCCCCACCCCACGGAGCGAACGTCTTCCGCGTCGGTGGGGAGCTGGTCGATTCAGCCGAGCGGGTCTTCGTCCTGCCCGCCGAGGCCGCGGACCTCCTGCGCGCCATTGGCGCCCTTGCCGTGCAGCCCACGGCGGTGGCGGCGCGCGGGAAGGTGATCACCGTCGTGGGCGCATCCGGTGGGTCAGGGGCGTCCACCCTGGCAGCCGCGCTGTGTCGGGTGGCGGCGCGGGGTGACTCGGCAACGCTGCTCGACGGGCACTGGCTCTCCGGCGGGCTCGACCTGCTGCTTGGCATCGAGCACGTCCCCGGCGCGCGCTGGGGCGAGATCGACTTCGGCGAGGGCACCGTGGCGCGCACCGACGTGCGCCGCGCGCTGCCCGCCACCGCCGACGACATCGCGGTGCTGACCTTTCCGCGCCAGCGCGTGGCGGACCCGTTCCGGCTGGAGGCGGCCGCGTTGGAGCACGTCGCCGGCGCCGTCGGCGGGGCAGGGCTGACGGTGGTGGATGCGCCCGCCGCGCTGATTCCCGGCCGCAGCGACCTGGTCGTCGTGGTGGTCGTGCCCGAGGTGCGCTCAGTTGCCGCCGCGACCCGTATCGTCGCCGAGTGCGCCGCCGCTGGTCTGCCGTGTGTGGTGGTTGTGCGCGATAGCGCCTGGGCCGCGCTGACCGACGAGGAGATCGCGCATACCACCGGCGCCACCGTGCTCACCCACCTGCCACACGTGCGCGGGCTGACCCGCGCGGTGGAGAAGTCCGGCCTGCCCGCGCGTGTGCCCCGTTCGCTAGCCGCCTGCGCCAATGCGGTGCTCGAGGAGGTGGCCTAA
- a CDS encoding Rv3654c family TadE-like protein — MRRLLIDDTGSATVTTTGIITAVVSLALAVVVTGAGTADAHRARVAADLAAVAAATALYRGADACKWGNETASNNGAEVTSCEFAEGDVIVAVRLRHAEATARAGP, encoded by the coding sequence ATGCGCAGATTGCTTATCGACGACACCGGCTCCGCCACCGTCACCACCACAGGCATCATCACCGCAGTGGTCTCACTCGCCCTTGCGGTGGTGGTCACCGGGGCCGGCACCGCCGACGCGCACCGGGCCCGCGTGGCCGCAGACCTTGCCGCCGTCGCCGCCGCCACCGCGCTCTACCGGGGTGCTGATGCCTGCAAGTGGGGCAACGAAACCGCCAGCAACAACGGCGCCGAGGTCACCTCGTGCGAGTTTGCAGAGGGCGACGTCATCGTGGCCGTGCGGCTGCGCCACGCCGAAGCGACCGCTCGCGCCGGGCCGTAA